The sequence ATCTTCGGTACCCATAGTCATCACGGCCACGATACCTGCCACGATCACCACGATAACCTTTGGCAAAAGCAATTAGTACTCCATAGATTCCACAATTTAGCATGAATAGAATACAAACATACATAGCATCAGACACTTACCATCACCACCCCTTGGATTCTGCAGTCCGAGATAATGACCAGGTGTTGGAGTCCTTGGGCGTTTTCTACGAGactaaaaaacaaatatataatcaatatgtGAAATCTGAACATATAAGGTTTACATCAAGAACAAATGGTTATCTACTCCAGATAATGTAttctagagtttttttttttttttttgactaagGTAACAGATATTCTGCAGATATGTATTTGTAGTGGAAGAATATAACATTACCTAATATTGGGTGCTCTCTTTGAAACAGAAGAACAGATATGTTTTCTCATTCTATGAAATCTTAACCTAAAATATTTACATTCAAAACAAAGGGAACGACAAATTGCACTCCTTCTAATGGAAGAACATAATATTAAACTAATCCTTGACAAAAAGATAGTCTCTTCTAAAATACCTCTCCATAACTAGAGATCCTAGTGAGGAAGGTGGCACAAGCACATAACAATGTCCATTACTAAGAAACAGGATATGACGCTAGTCGCACGGGATAGCAGCTTAAATATTTTTGCATGTCTTATAACAGCTAAAAAGATGGAAATAGAACCAACGCCAGGATGAGATACCATAAAAGCCTGATTAGATTGTCGATAATGACCGTTGATTAGTTGAAAGTTGGAAGTATTTGCTGAGGTTGTCTAGTTGTTTGGCAAAATAGTTGCTATGTTTAGTTGATCAGATGCATGTGAAAAGCTGTTTTAGCAGGCCATTGGGTCAAGCTGAGTGAATATAATGTTGCAATGGAAGAACTGATCATCTTTGATTGCTGCCAACAAAGCTGACGTAATGTCTTCTGAATATAATCAGAAAACCTCCAAGTCAAGAATACAGAAAAGCAACCCAACAGAACAATGGTTCACCAATCAATGAATAAATAGCTCACCTTCTCCACTGTTATGTACCGCCCTTCAAGGACGGACTGATTAAGGTGCTTAATGCAGCGATTAGCATCCTCAAGACTATCCATTGTTATAAAAGCAAAACCACGAGAGATGCGAGAACGGGGCTCCACAACTAGAAAAGCAGACTTCACCTaatcaaaagaaagtaaaagagaAACTTCAAGAGCATGTCTCAAACTATGAAAAATGGGAAAGGAATCTAGACAAAATGTCACAACACATTATTATCATGGCAAATGCATTGACAAGACTTTGTTCATACAACAAACTTAAATGAAAACTAGATGTTTCTGAGATTATCATCATAAATGATAGAACTTTCACCATAAAGAGTAGCTACAATATGATGAGTTTGAAAGTGAGAGAACCTTGGTAAGAAAGCACCAAATCATGGCAGAAATAGAACCAGAAATAACATGCTTATATGTAAACCAGAAACCAACCTTTCCCTCCTTTGAGAAATGCTCCTCAAGATCCCTTTCAGTGACCCTTGTAGATAATCCAGTCACATAGAGTGTGTTTCCGGGATTAGAATCTTCATCCCTAATGAAGTCACGGAGGAAAGATTAGAGTAACCTAATTGAAGCTGTTAACATAAAGAAGGCGAAGTAGAACTAAAGTTCTCCTCAACCTTCCATGACTTCTGGACCTTGATCTTCCTCTTGGCCTTGACTGTGATCTAGATGGGGATCTAGACCTTGATCGAGAGCGAGATCTTGACTTTTCTTCCCAAGGTGACGGAGAGCGAGAATACCTATGAAGTCCAGAAAATACAGCATCGAACCAGTTCAGTCCTATGAGCCCTCAAAAAAACATGAATGCTGACCACGTCTTTAAAGATGGTTATGTAGCTCATAGAATCACTACGGCAACTAATACTACTAAAGACAGTGCCATAAAAGAAGTTATTTGCGTACGAAAAAGATAAGGAAATGCATCGCTACGATTGTGTATATCTGTTCTCTATCACATGCTCAACGATTACACTTGTAAAATGGCCAAGAACATATCCATAAAGATTTGATTGATAGATAAGACTTTCTAGCATGATcacacaaaaaaatcaagaaagaccTAGCATATAATCATTTTAATCAATATGTAGGTTCCTTGTAAAAAATTTCGAAAATTTATCCATAAAGATTGATCAACCGATAGACTTTATAGCATGATCACACacaaaactaaagaaagacctAGCACATAATCATTTTAATCAATATGTAAAGAGGACCTATGAAGACCATATAGTGGGACGCTTCATTAGGATGTTCCCTGGAAAACATTGCTTCAAGTCAAACCTTATTGTGCCGTTGCATAAGAAATGTATAGGATGAATGACTTGCTACCACTATTCCCTAGTACATGATCGCTTTGTTATACATAAATTactcaaacaacaacaacagcatacccagtgtagtcccacaagtggGTTCTGGGGAGGGGAGTGTTATACAcaaccttacctctacctttttttttttgagaagatagagaggatgattcCAATGGACACTCagcctacaacaacaacaacaacaacaacaaacccagtacatattcccacatagtggggtctagggagggtagaatgtacacagtccataccactacctccgaagaagtagagaggttgtttccgatactCGGCCTAAGtaatatataaaacaatatcaaagGAAGTACAGTAAATAAGAAGTTAGGCTTAAGATAATGGAGAAAGAACAGTAACAATACCAAATAGCACAACAACCTAAGCAAAAGATAATAGAAAGCAACATGTAATTCAAAAAATCGAATAATAAGCTAATAGGTGAAGTACTACTGCTAATACTAATAATTTAGGGGTGTGCGAAATCCGAACTGACCAATAAACCGAACTGGCAAAAATgctattggtttattgttattggattACCGGGTTAAGGGTCTTTTAATGGTTTTCTAAGTTTTTTAATTGGGTTATTGgttcagtttcagttttttcatacatttctcttaatttctctttaatctctacaaaCTAGCAAACCTATTCAATTTCgtgaactaacattcagttcaagcttaaagattcttgtaaattaaaacatatCATGCAggattttggttgcaactaagattcggttTCTTTTTAAGTTAGatgttactattttttatttttttttgaaactggtaacttagttgctactatttttatatttttattttgtgagtattttcttatcgattaaaaagaaaaccgaaccgttaaagGACTACAAACCgataaatcgaaaatcgataaaaaaaatattattggtttggttattggtttagcaaatttaaaaatcgaaaaccgataaagcgtaaaaccaaaccaaactgaccgatgcacacccctaactAATATGGAAAACTGGACAGCACCTGATTACCTaataaccttctatcctaatcttCGACCTCCATATCCTCCAATCTTGGGTCATGTACTCGGTAATGTTTAATGTTTTCGTAACATTCTCCAAGTAAACAAATGGAAAACTAACCCTCcgtgataaaattaaaaacaatCCTTCCAAAACCAGATTCATACATTAGTACATTAACATTgatctattaaaaaaaaactagaacATACACATTAACACCTccacaaaatcaaaataaattcccccaaaaccaaaaaaacctgaattattttctttacaggtaaaaaaatccaaactaaaaGAATTCAATAACCGAAAGTTAAGACAGATCAAGGCGATTCAACAAACACACAGAAAAGAGGGGAAATAAAAAGGATAAGCAGATCTGTACCTTTCACGAGGAGAATCAGCCTGCAAGAAATCATAAAGATCATGAATTTGTTGTTTCGACAAttaattaggaaaaataaaattctgaaaTTACGCAAAATTCAtataacacaacacacacacacacacacatatatatatggtaGAAATAAAACGGGAGATTAGAGAGAGAAAGCGATCTTGCCATTGCAGGTGAGCGAAGCAAACCCTAAATTGACAAAACGGGGCAGAAGTATGATGctgtaattatattttatagaGTTCCAGCTTTATTAATCGTTTCCGTCAAAATTAATGAGGATTTTAAGTGAACGTCTTTTACATTTATGCCCTCGTATTTTGTATAACACCACTTCAATCCCTTTTGAGCATCTCCCTTCCGTTTGACTTTGTGTGGAAAAAATGATTTAATCACTAAACTGAATCGAT comes from Capsicum annuum cultivar UCD-10X-F1 chromosome 2, UCD10Xv1.1, whole genome shotgun sequence and encodes:
- the LOC107859828 gene encoding LOW QUALITY PROTEIN: serine/arginine-rich splicing factor SR45a (The sequence of the model RefSeq protein was modified relative to this genomic sequence to represent the inferred CDS: deleted 1 base in 1 codon); protein product: MADSPRERYSRSPSPWEEKSRSRSRSRSRSPSRSQSRPRGRSRSRSHGRDEDSNPGNTLYVTGLSTRVTERDLEEHFSKEGKVKSAFLVVEPRSRISRGFAFITMDSLEDANRCIKHLNQSVLEGRYITVEKSRRKRPRTPTPGHYLGLQNPRGGDGYRGDRGRYRGRDDYGYRRSPRRSPYRGGRDYSPRRSPYAEGRDVRDPGHILLMKGTTLAVTDRDFSRHVWFPL